From one Rhineura floridana isolate rRhiFlo1 chromosome 4, rRhiFlo1.hap2, whole genome shotgun sequence genomic stretch:
- the SNRPB2 gene encoding U2 small nuclear ribonucleoprotein B'' — protein sequence MDIRPNHTLYINNVNDKIKKEELKRSLYALFSQFGHVVDIVALKTMKMRGQAFVIFKELGSSTNALRQLQGFPFYGKPMRIQYAKTDSDVISKMRGTFADKEKRKEKKKTKSLEQSANAANKKSNQGANQNSANAQANSQNQQVPDNPPNYILFLNNLPEETNEMMLSMLFNQFPGFKEVRLVPGRHDIAFVEFENEGQAGAARDALQGFKITPSHAMKITYAKK from the exons ATGGATATCCGACCAAACCACACACTTTATATCAATAATGTTAATgataaaattaaaaaggaag AATTGAAAAGATCTCTATATGCACTGTTTTCCCAGTTTGGCCATGTAGTGGACATTGTGGCTCTAAAGACGATGAAGATGAGAGGACAGgcctttgttatatttaaagagCTTGGCTCATCTACCAATGCCCTCAGACAGTTGCAAGGTTTTCCATTTTATGGTAAACCAATG CGCATTCAGTATGCGAAAACAGACTCTGATGTAATTTCTAAAATGCGTGGTACGTTTGCTGataaagaaaagagaaaagagaaaaagaagaccaagTCCTTAGAACAGTCTGCTAATGCTGCAAATAAAAAGTCAAATCAG gGAGCAAACCAGAATTCAGCAAATGCCCAAGCAAACTCACAGAATCAACAG gTGCCTGATAATCCACCAAACTATATACTTTTCCTCAACAACTTGCCAGAAGAGACAAATGAAATGATGTTGTCAATGTTGTTTAATCA GTTCCCGGGTTTCAAAGAAGTGCGTCTGGTACCTGGCAGACATGACATCGCATTTGTGGAGTTTGAAAATGAAGGACAGGCAGGAGCTGCTCGGGATGCCCTCCAAGGATTTAAAATTACCCCTTCACATGCAATGAAAATAACTTATGCCAAGAAGTGA